A genome region from Marinifilum sp. JC120 includes the following:
- the ade gene encoding adenine deaminase — MQLAQMIDLARGSDRADLVIRNCRVVNVLSGEIHESDVGIANGVFLGFGDYAAEREFDAEGRFLLPGLVEGHIHIESTLLTPPHFAKAVAEHGTAAVVCDPHEIANVLGRAGVEYMLKISHDLPVSIFFMFPSCVPATGLEDSGARLGAVDVENFLRRYPDRILGLAEMMNFPGVLAGDPEVLSKLEAATGMIIDGHAPLLSGKDLNGYVIAGPRSDHECSNVSEAMEKIRAGLHLMMREGSLERNMEDLLGVVNDFNSQNISIVTDDRNALDLRENGHLDYGVRRAVALGMDPLRAVQMVSINPARYFGLRGYGAIGPGYRANCFLVDDLKDFAIQKVYLNGTPLEECSFESGNGVAPRGSMHVGAEIDEDMFASEKGSGLIRVIGVTPGQLLTENLELEPLLEDGLPVADPVRDICKLTVIERHRATGNHASAFVRGLGLSHGAIAGTVAHDSHNLIVAGISDADMVLAAREAVRMGGGFAVVRDGTLLATLPLPVAGLMSDKGLAEVAAGVRGLDHATQRLGCSYNPFMLISFLALPVIPSLKLTDRGLVDVDAFDFTGLWV, encoded by the coding sequence ATGCAGCTGGCTCAAATGATTGATCTGGCCCGTGGTTCTGATCGTGCTGATTTGGTTATCCGTAACTGCCGGGTGGTGAATGTTCTCAGTGGGGAAATCCACGAATCGGATGTTGGTATTGCTAATGGTGTTTTTCTTGGTTTTGGGGATTATGCTGCTGAACGCGAATTTGATGCTGAAGGGCGTTTTTTGCTTCCGGGTCTGGTGGAAGGGCATATCCATATAGAATCTACTTTGCTGACTCCTCCCCATTTTGCCAAGGCCGTGGCTGAACACGGCACTGCTGCCGTTGTCTGTGATCCCCATGAAATAGCCAATGTGCTGGGCCGTGCGGGTGTGGAATATATGCTCAAGATCTCCCATGATTTGCCCGTATCCATCTTTTTTATGTTCCCTTCCTGCGTTCCGGCCACCGGGTTGGAGGATTCCGGCGCACGGCTGGGTGCTGTTGATGTAGAGAATTTTTTACGACGTTATCCCGACAGGATTCTTGGGCTGGCTGAAATGATGAATTTTCCCGGAGTTCTGGCGGGGGACCCGGAAGTGCTGTCCAAGCTTGAGGCTGCAACAGGCATGATCATTGACGGTCATGCTCCTTTGCTTTCGGGAAAAGATTTGAACGGCTATGTGATTGCCGGGCCGCGCAGTGACCACGAGTGTTCCAATGTTTCGGAAGCAATGGAGAAGATCCGTGCGGGCCTGCATTTGATGATGCGTGAAGGGTCTCTTGAGCGAAATATGGAAGATTTGCTCGGCGTAGTTAATGATTTCAACTCCCAGAATATTTCCATAGTTACCGATGACCGCAATGCGTTGGACCTGCGCGAGAACGGGCATCTTGATTACGGGGTGCGCCGGGCCGTGGCTTTGGGCATGGACCCGCTACGGGCAGTGCAGATGGTTTCCATCAACCCGGCCCGCTATTTTGGGCTTCGAGGTTACGGTGCAATTGGGCCGGGCTACCGGGCCAATTGTTTTTTGGTGGATGACCTCAAGGATTTTGCCATTCAGAAAGTTTATTTAAACGGTACTCCTTTAGAAGAATGCAGCTTTGAATCCGGCAATGGTGTTGCCCCGCGCGGTTCCATGCATGTGGGAGCTGAGATAGACGAGGATATGTTTGCTTCGGAAAAGGGCAGCGGGCTAATCAGGGTTATCGGGGTAACTCCCGGACAGCTTTTGACTGAGAATCTGGAACTGGAACCTTTGCTGGAAGACGGTTTGCCTGTTGCCGATCCAGTGCGGGATATTTGTAAGCTTACGGTGATTGAACGTCACCGGGCAACAGGCAATCATGCCAGTGCATTTGTGCGTGGGCTGGGGCTTTCTCATGGAGCTATTGCCGGAACCGTGGCTCATGATTCCCATAATTTGATTGTGGCCGGAATAAGCGATGCGGACATGGTGCTGGCTGCACGTGAAGCCGTCCGCATGGGTGGCGGTTTTGCGGTTGTCCGTGACGGTACATTACTGGCGACATTGCCCCTGCCTGTGGCAGGGCTGATGAGTGATAAAGGGCTGGCTGAAGTGGCCGCAGGAGTGCGCGGACTGGACCATGCTACTCAGCGGCTTGGTTGCTCCTACAATCCTTTCATGCTGATATCTTTTCTGGCCCTTCCGGTTATCCCCAGCCTGAAACTTACAGATCGGGGATTGGTGGATGTGGATGCATTTGATTTTACCGGGCTGTGGGTGTGA
- a CDS encoding flagellar hook-associated protein: MADIGKVGAQVSAAKTTSGYWSGQTKFEKLGNGTDFGKIVEKTVKQQGFHKRRLENWRSQWVQKKESLKDLNTKMGELSTALKKMDSIGKFMGRVTTSTDSSCVTATADSTAPTSPYKVEIKQLARNDIWTSSSGFASDKTVVSPADSKISISCAGKTANLDVPAGTTVEGLVKMLNATTELRGNVQVEAIKTGSEYRLKFSSLKMGEANRVTFNSSTTLAALAPSAMSNLQQGQNSKVKIDGFPEGADNWIERETNMVTDGSKGLTLNLKKPTSPGTVIVNVSTDTEKIMENVREFVKQVNVVRKALRDISKVDSETKKGSVLTGNYGVQLASHRFKDITATKGQGFNNFDTATGAGDRYNTLRTLGIETDSDQSSANFGLLKIDEEKFEKAMKDNPDGVAKLFSADYEASTSSPNFTIKSLIKGVTKPGSHEVSYTVSGGKITSATINGKAARIAGWEITADDMAGLGMALRVDNRADGTYSGTAGIKTGKTIEMVETLKDMTNSKTGILNIISENYTGIIKNIDKKLDYEKNRLERLEKTLKAKYARLDTVLSKYGGKLKMLQGQIAKLGSGKK, from the coding sequence ATGGCAGATATAGGTAAAGTTGGAGCACAGGTTTCCGCAGCCAAGACAACTTCCGGTTACTGGTCCGGGCAGACCAAGTTTGAAAAGCTGGGGAATGGTACTGATTTCGGGAAAATTGTTGAAAAGACAGTTAAGCAGCAGGGTTTTCATAAGCGCAGACTGGAGAATTGGAGATCCCAGTGGGTGCAGAAAAAGGAAAGTCTTAAGGATCTCAATACCAAGATGGGGGAATTGAGCACTGCACTTAAGAAGATGGATAGTATCGGCAAGTTTATGGGCCGGGTTACTACTTCAACCGATTCTTCCTGTGTAACCGCCACGGCGGACAGTACCGCTCCTACTTCTCCTTATAAGGTTGAAATCAAGCAGCTGGCCCGTAACGATATCTGGACATCCAGCTCCGGCTTTGCTTCGGACAAGACCGTTGTTTCCCCCGCAGACAGTAAAATTAGTATCAGTTGTGCAGGCAAGACCGCAAACCTTGATGTGCCCGCAGGGACTACGGTGGAGGGATTGGTCAAAATGCTTAACGCCACCACAGAGCTGAGGGGAAATGTTCAGGTGGAAGCGATTAAAACCGGGAGTGAATATCGGCTTAAATTCAGCAGTCTGAAAATGGGTGAAGCCAACCGTGTTACTTTTAACAGTTCCACCACTCTTGCTGCCCTTGCTCCTTCTGCCATGAGCAATTTGCAACAGGGACAGAATTCCAAGGTCAAAATTGACGGCTTCCCTGAAGGTGCGGACAACTGGATTGAACGCGAAACTAACATGGTCACGGATGGTTCAAAGGGGCTGACCCTGAATCTTAAAAAACCGACTTCGCCGGGAACGGTTATTGTCAATGTGAGCACGGATACCGAAAAGATAATGGAAAACGTGCGTGAATTCGTGAAGCAGGTTAATGTGGTGCGTAAGGCCCTGCGTGATATTTCCAAGGTGGACAGTGAAACCAAAAAAGGCTCGGTTTTGACTGGGAATTATGGGGTGCAGCTCGCTTCCCATCGTTTCAAGGATATTACGGCCACCAAGGGACAGGGGTTCAATAATTTTGATACCGCCACCGGTGCCGGGGATAGATATAATACCCTGCGAACACTCGGTATTGAAACTGATTCAGATCAGAGTTCAGCTAATTTCGGGCTGTTGAAAATTGATGAGGAAAAATTTGAAAAGGCCATGAAAGATAACCCGGATGGGGTTGCTAAACTTTTTTCTGCTGATTACGAGGCCAGTACCAGCTCCCCGAACTTCACGATCAAATCTTTGATTAAAGGAGTCACTAAGCCCGGCAGTCATGAAGTTTCTTATACCGTTTCAGGCGGCAAGATAACTTCCGCCACAATTAACGGCAAAGCCGCCCGGATAGCCGGATGGGAGATTACAGCTGATGATATGGCCGGGCTGGGTATGGCTCTCCGTGTAGATAACCGTGCAGATGGAACATATTCCGGTACAGCGGGTATCAAGACCGGGAAGACAATAGAAATGGTTGAGACGTTGAAAGACATGACCAATTCCAAGACCGGTATCCTGAACATTATCAGTGAAAACTACACCGGAATTATCAAGAATATCGATAAGAAACTTGATTATGAAAAGAACCGTCTGGAAAGGCTGGAGAAAACCTTGAAGGCCAAGTACGCCCGCCTTGATACTGTACTTTCCAAGTATGGGGGGAAGCTGAAAATGCTACAGGGACAGATTGCCAAACTGGGGAGTGGTAAGAAGTAA
- the flgL gene encoding flagellar hook-associated protein 3: MRISTNQIFNMSLYNLNSSMSRMAEATMRNSAQKRVLVPSDDPAAMGGIINCRSFGHETKQYIKNIKTASSWLSLADGVLQQTSTDIGRIKTLAEQAATGTLTAEQRRSIGQNLRGIMGNLLNKSNTEFGGKSLFAGHKLDTNAYEQTLSATTTDPNLPAGSVVAVKGASESSVDVRFTSGGTVGTDTITYKYSSDGGKTWKNGTLNPGNTELDLGPATVEMKNGSAVTEFTDKGTGTRLIVRPALKYHGDDNDDLNVIKYGDTQVITKADGKFHSDVLVRIDKNGDVNTPPITYSYSLDNGSSWVHSNVSADSRLEVPGGSLTLSSGAGSTISSGDQFVIRPNTADLRLDISQSRSIRVNNVGKEIFGGIYTKPGESDPTPSPDNKNSNLFETLGRLIGYVETNDKKGIGECVAELKKVHEHVEMKAAEIGARMNRASSAEKLAEIRKDNNTALISRLEDADLGELLSELNQSKLIYEAVARSSRMINELSILNYM; the protein is encoded by the coding sequence ATGAGAATATCCACCAATCAGATTTTCAATATGTCGCTTTACAACTTGAATTCATCCATGAGCCGCATGGCTGAAGCTACCATGCGTAACTCCGCCCAGAAGCGGGTGCTGGTTCCTTCCGATGATCCGGCAGCCATGGGTGGGATCATCAATTGCCGCTCATTTGGACATGAAACCAAGCAGTATATCAAAAACATCAAGACCGCTTCGAGCTGGCTGAGTCTGGCTGACGGTGTGTTGCAACAAACCAGTACAGATATCGGGCGCATCAAGACTCTGGCGGAGCAGGCAGCCACCGGAACCCTGACCGCAGAACAACGGCGTTCCATTGGCCAGAATCTGCGTGGAATAATGGGTAATCTGCTCAATAAATCCAACACCGAGTTCGGGGGCAAGTCTCTTTTTGCCGGACATAAGCTGGATACCAACGCTTACGAACAGACCCTGTCCGCCACCACAACCGATCCCAATCTTCCTGCCGGGTCCGTGGTTGCAGTGAAAGGTGCTTCGGAATCCTCAGTCGATGTGCGGTTTACTTCCGGCGGAACCGTGGGCACCGATACCATCACTTATAAATATAGTTCAGACGGCGGCAAGACCTGGAAGAATGGAACCCTCAATCCGGGAAATACTGAGCTTGATCTTGGTCCGGCCACTGTGGAGATGAAGAATGGTTCCGCCGTTACGGAATTTACGGACAAGGGAACCGGGACCCGGCTTATCGTGCGTCCGGCCCTTAAGTACCACGGTGATGATAACGACGATCTTAATGTTATCAAGTACGGGGACACGCAGGTTATCACCAAGGCTGACGGTAAATTCCATAGCGATGTGCTGGTGCGTATCGACAAGAACGGCGATGTGAACACTCCGCCTATCACTTATTCCTACAGTCTCGATAACGGGTCCAGCTGGGTTCATTCCAATGTTTCCGCCGATTCCCGCCTTGAAGTTCCTGGCGGCAGCCTGACCCTTTCTTCCGGTGCCGGGAGTACCATAAGCAGCGGAGATCAGTTCGTTATCCGGCCTAATACCGCTGACCTGCGTCTTGATATTTCCCAGAGCCGTTCCATCCGGGTCAACAATGTGGGTAAGGAAATATTTGGCGGGATTTATACCAAGCCCGGAGAATCCGATCCTACTCCTTCTCCTGATAATAAAAACAGCAATCTCTTTGAAACATTGGGCAGGCTTATCGGCTACGTGGAGACAAATGACAAGAAAGGCATCGGCGAATGTGTGGCCGAGCTGAAGAAGGTTCACGAGCATGTGGAAATGAAAGCCGCAGAAATCGGGGCCCGCATGAACCGGGCTTCCAGCGCGGAGAAACTTGCTGAAATTCGCAAGGACAATAATACCGCCCTTATCAGCCGTCTCGAAGATGCCGACCTTGGTGAACTTCTTAGTGAGCTTAACCAGAGCAAGCTTATTTATGAGGCCGTGGCCCGCAGTTCGCGGATGATTAATGAACTGTCTATCCTTAATTACATGTAA
- the flgK gene encoding flagellar hook-associated protein FlgK: MLGNIFSIGRGAMQNAQMGLTVHGNNVANQKTPGYRRRTVIQDEDMSIREGRWSYGTGASIQSIQRNLSQFLERGVLDKSPEFSRWSAESGNLSMVEKFFVESKDAGVSKSMSDMWAAWQSLANDPQLGANRVALVGSAQKFSSQLNSLMSDLHRQQDLITSHLKQEVGKANDAIKELAQLNKRIIANPTDNTLLDRRDVVLRGLSSMVDISVQEEPSGQVIVSLGEGQKLVEGDKAFELKFEQGKVRNSLVHGSSFKDEVHFSGQSGEELTIQVVSGGNASGTAPAAQFKVSRDGGKTWISNPDGSEKMFNAGGQNDAVTVGGVKFWFGKAGSSASAATTQLKDGDRFILTPKSEVRWYRNSSTSESVSPIPGNNGERRLKGGSIAGLLRARDEKIGSYIDKLNSFAKSIAWEVNRAHSQGAGLVNHANTIGSYGLRDSSIPLAKSNLPYADKLTSGSFSMAFYNADTGKKVSVSAVDFSSIAPGKKNFDPSVHSLENVRDAINASFSGKAQAVITNGKLSIKGLGDNRFQFSNDTSGVLAGLGINTFFEGHDAASIKVHSSIEADPSKIAAAHVNGAGEVNKGDNTTARAVAALAGKKNVNFKSGGTSTESSFNDFYSSLVATVGSHAADAKANMSISRTVLKGLVDKQESVGGVSIDEEMNHISSYQRSYQTAAKLIKTANEMFETLLSLK; encoded by the coding sequence ATGCTTGGTAATATATTTTCTATAGGCCGCGGAGCCATGCAGAACGCCCAGATGGGGCTGACTGTTCACGGCAACAACGTAGCTAATCAGAAGACCCCCGGTTACCGTCGCAGGACTGTTATTCAGGACGAAGACATGTCGATCAGGGAAGGTCGCTGGTCCTATGGTACCGGGGCGTCTATCCAGAGTATCCAGCGTAATCTGTCCCAGTTTTTGGAGCGCGGTGTGCTGGATAAATCCCCGGAATTTTCCCGCTGGAGCGCTGAATCCGGCAACCTTTCCATGGTTGAGAAATTCTTCGTGGAAAGTAAGGACGCCGGGGTTAGCAAATCCATGTCCGACATGTGGGCTGCTTGGCAGTCTCTTGCCAATGATCCGCAACTGGGCGCGAACAGGGTCGCTCTTGTGGGATCGGCCCAGAAGTTTTCTTCACAGCTTAATTCACTCATGAGCGATTTGCATCGCCAGCAGGATCTGATCACCTCCCACCTTAAACAGGAAGTGGGCAAGGCTAACGACGCTATCAAGGAACTGGCCCAGCTGAATAAACGGATCATTGCCAACCCGACTGATAATACTTTGCTGGACCGCAGGGATGTGGTGCTGCGCGGTCTTTCCTCGATGGTAGATATCAGTGTGCAGGAAGAGCCTTCCGGGCAGGTAATTGTTTCACTGGGAGAAGGGCAGAAGCTGGTCGAAGGTGACAAGGCCTTTGAATTGAAGTTTGAACAGGGGAAAGTGCGTAATTCGTTGGTACACGGCTCTTCGTTCAAGGATGAAGTCCATTTCAGCGGACAGTCCGGTGAAGAATTGACCATTCAGGTTGTTAGCGGCGGTAATGCTTCCGGTACGGCTCCGGCAGCACAGTTTAAGGTTTCCCGTGACGGCGGCAAAACTTGGATCAGCAACCCTGATGGTAGCGAAAAAATGTTCAATGCCGGGGGGCAGAACGATGCCGTGACCGTGGGCGGGGTCAAGTTCTGGTTCGGAAAGGCGGGCAGCAGTGCCAGCGCGGCTACTACCCAGCTTAAGGATGGTGACCGTTTTATCCTGACTCCAAAGAGCGAAGTCCGCTGGTATAGAAACAGCTCCACTTCCGAATCGGTCAGTCCCATTCCCGGAAATAACGGAGAACGCCGCTTAAAGGGCGGTTCCATTGCCGGATTGCTCCGGGCCCGTGATGAAAAGATCGGTTCCTATATTGATAAGCTGAATTCTTTTGCCAAATCCATTGCCTGGGAAGTGAACCGCGCCCATTCGCAGGGAGCAGGGCTGGTCAACCACGCCAATACTATTGGCTCCTATGGGCTACGTGACAGTTCCATACCGCTTGCAAAAAGTAATCTACCTTATGCGGATAAGCTCACTTCGGGAAGTTTCAGCATGGCTTTTTACAATGCCGATACTGGAAAAAAGGTTTCGGTTTCGGCTGTAGATTTTTCATCCATTGCACCGGGCAAGAAGAATTTCGATCCTTCTGTGCATTCTCTTGAAAATGTGCGCGACGCCATCAATGCCAGCTTTTCCGGGAAGGCGCAGGCTGTGATTACCAATGGCAAGCTTTCCATCAAAGGGCTGGGAGATAACAGGTTCCAGTTCTCTAACGACACCAGCGGAGTACTTGCCGGGCTGGGCATCAACACATTCTTTGAGGGACATGACGCAGCTTCTATCAAGGTACATTCAAGTATTGAGGCTGATCCTTCAAAGATCGCCGCTGCTCATGTGAACGGGGCCGGAGAAGTGAACAAAGGTGATAACACCACCGCCCGTGCTGTGGCGGCCCTTGCCGGGAAAAAGAACGTTAATTTCAAATCCGGGGGGACTTCCACTGAGTCCAGTTTTAATGATTTCTATTCGTCTCTCGTGGCAACTGTCGGTTCGCATGCCGCTGACGCCAAGGCCAACATGTCCATTTCCCGGACTGTGCTTAAGGGGTTGGTGGATAAACAGGAATCCGTGGGTGGGGTCAGTATTGATGAAGAGATGAACCACATTAGCAGTTATCAACGTTCTTATCAGACAGCAGCCAAGCTGATTAAAACTGCCAATGAAATGTTCGAAACACTGCTTTCACTAAAGTAG
- a CDS encoding flagellar hook-basal body complex protein, protein MSLKGSMYNGISGIRAHSQAMSVIGNNLANGSTIGFKGARTSFEDAFYSSVNTGGGIGQVGHGVGIASIYGDFKQGPFEPSSEATNVAIGGKGFFTVRHPDTDATFYTRAGNFIFNKQGVLTDPHGYVVQGWKVNPNSESGKPDTIGSPTDIVLDRFQSPPVRTSEIAMNVNLSSKAEDKCEVTGQPFFSLHQTWDGTKNPPIPADRYAFQNTIKTFDESGTSHDLTIYFDPVKEASVTKDAAGNRIYEFIVTVPPNEDGRTINGTALKTSSAAGLLMTGTMTFNPRGEMIGMSSFSLKGTAAGSLKNLNNWTPSPMSDSGKPIFTANFLGKADANLATDAKANPITLDFGLSNSGNPPTWTTPGTTDASVVGSNLSSIPNFTTPKRSASYSTSYDTGNARNSQSQNGYGAGFMQAVEVDRDGVVTGRYSNGQVLDLYVLTLANFNNQYGLRREGSNLFSQTRDSGPALTGRAGTGPLGSIASNKLEQSNVDVGDEMVKLITTQRGFQANSKAITTADQLLGELIQLKR, encoded by the coding sequence ATGAGCTTAAAAGGATCAATGTATAATGGTATCAGCGGCATCCGTGCTCACAGTCAGGCTATGAGTGTTATCGGCAACAACCTTGCCAACGGTAGTACCATCGGTTTTAAGGGAGCGCGCACTTCCTTTGAAGATGCTTTTTACAGTTCGGTTAATACCGGCGGGGGGATAGGGCAGGTCGGGCACGGTGTAGGAATCGCTTCAATTTACGGTGATTTCAAACAGGGCCCCTTCGAACCTTCTTCCGAAGCCACAAATGTCGCCATTGGCGGTAAAGGATTCTTTACCGTCCGTCACCCGGATACAGATGCTACTTTCTACACCCGCGCCGGAAACTTTATCTTTAACAAGCAGGGAGTACTGACAGATCCCCACGGCTACGTGGTTCAGGGCTGGAAAGTTAATCCCAATTCCGAAAGCGGGAAACCGGATACCATCGGCTCCCCCACAGATATAGTATTGGATCGTTTTCAGTCTCCGCCGGTACGCACTTCTGAAATAGCCATGAACGTGAACCTCAGTTCCAAGGCCGAGGATAAGTGCGAAGTTACCGGACAGCCTTTCTTTTCACTGCACCAGACATGGGATGGAACCAAGAATCCGCCCATTCCGGCAGATCGTTATGCCTTTCAGAACACCATCAAGACTTTTGATGAAAGCGGAACTTCTCACGATCTGACCATCTATTTTGATCCGGTCAAGGAAGCTTCAGTGACCAAGGACGCGGCAGGTAACAGGATTTACGAATTCATAGTTACCGTCCCTCCCAATGAGGATGGCCGGACTATTAACGGGACAGCTCTGAAGACTTCATCCGCAGCAGGGCTGCTCATGACCGGGACCATGACTTTCAACCCGCGCGGGGAAATGATCGGCATGAGTTCCTTTTCACTTAAAGGCACTGCCGCAGGTAGTCTGAAAAATCTGAACAATTGGACCCCCTCGCCCATGTCGGATTCCGGTAAGCCCATCTTCACTGCCAACTTTCTCGGAAAGGCCGACGCCAACCTTGCCACTGATGCCAAAGCCAACCCCATCACTCTTGATTTCGGATTGAGCAACAGCGGCAATCCACCCACATGGACCACGCCGGGAACAACAGATGCCTCCGTTGTCGGTTCCAACCTGTCCAGCATCCCAAATTTTACCACTCCTAAACGGAGCGCATCCTACTCAACTTCGTACGACACCGGGAATGCCCGTAATTCCCAGTCCCAGAATGGTTACGGAGCCGGATTCATGCAAGCTGTCGAGGTTGACCGCGACGGTGTTGTTACCGGGCGTTATTCCAACGGGCAGGTGCTTGACCTTTACGTACTTACCCTCGCCAATTTCAACAATCAGTATGGGTTACGTCGTGAAGGCAGTAACCTTTTCTCCCAGACACGCGATTCCGGGCCGGCCCTGACCGGACGGGCCGGAACAGGACCGCTGGGGTCCATCGCATCCAACAAGCTGGAGCAGTCCAACGTGGATGTGGGAGATGAAATGGTCAAGCTGATCACTACGCAGCGCGGCTTTCAGGCCAACAGTAAAGCCATCACCACAGCTGACCAGCTTTTAGGCGAATTGATTCAGTTAAAGAGATAG
- a CDS encoding flagellar hook assembly protein FlgD yields MIDATTYLNNVTKNSKPKTPSKDLNKDAFLKLFVTQLKNQDPVNPMDNKDQLAQLAQFSSLERLTNISKAMDGLTKTVKTVIGLNATGYIGKTVMAKGISVSKKGSETTSASISLPAACKSVYVDIYDKKGGLVRSVEMGSKNAGKFDFKWDGMDKDKKAAADGQYRIAVRAETSTGKKVLANIEVSGKVKAVNTAGGQNILELEDGRKVLLSNVTRVVA; encoded by the coding sequence ATGATCGACGCTACCACGTATTTAAATAATGTTACTAAGAATTCCAAACCTAAGACCCCGAGCAAGGATCTTAATAAAGACGCATTCCTGAAGCTTTTCGTTACTCAGCTTAAAAATCAGGACCCCGTCAATCCCATGGATAACAAGGACCAGCTTGCTCAGTTGGCCCAGTTCTCCTCTCTTGAAAGACTCACCAACATCTCCAAAGCAATGGACGGTCTGACCAAGACTGTTAAAACCGTGATCGGGCTTAACGCTACCGGATACATCGGCAAAACAGTAATGGCCAAAGGGATCAGTGTGTCCAAAAAAGGTTCGGAAACCACGTCCGCTTCCATTTCTCTCCCCGCAGCCTGTAAATCAGTTTATGTAGATATTTACGATAAAAAGGGTGGACTCGTCCGCTCAGTGGAAATGGGCAGCAAAAATGCCGGAAAATTTGATTTCAAATGGGACGGCATGGACAAGGACAAGAAAGCCGCAGCTGACGGTCAGTACAGGATCGCAGTCCGTGCAGAAACTTCCACAGGTAAAAAAGTTCTCGCCAATATTGAAGTCTCAGGAAAGGTCAAAGCCGTCAATACGGCTGGTGGCCAGAATATTCTGGAGCTTGAAGACGGCCGCAAGGTGCTTTTGTCTAATGTGACAAGAGTTGTTGCTTAA
- a CDS encoding sigma-70 family RNA polymerase sigma factor has protein sequence MKQRHRVIVLNVEHKTVINIVGKCAEGDSVSWNTFVEKYSGIIYFTINNTLKSKLRYYSQHHADDICQNVFLRLVQNDRSLLKRYDPHKAKITTWLMVISRSVTMDFLRKGVYCLAPLDDFINELEAPVDSNHEELDIPEQLLSPRQKLIVKLFFEDGLDISEISEFIGIKEQSVRSAKHKALIKLRSYHGVSGETYALTR, from the coding sequence ATTAAACAAAGACATCGGGTGATTGTTTTGAACGTAGAACATAAGACAGTAATCAACATTGTCGGAAAGTGCGCTGAAGGTGATAGCGTATCCTGGAATACTTTTGTGGAGAAATATTCGGGGATAATCTATTTTACCATTAATAATACATTAAAGAGTAAACTACGTTACTACTCTCAGCATCACGCTGATGATATTTGTCAGAATGTTTTTCTGCGTCTTGTACAGAATGATAGAAGTTTGTTAAAAAGATATGATCCGCACAAAGCCAAGATTACAACATGGCTAATGGTTATATCCAGAAGTGTGACCATGGATTTTTTACGAAAGGGGGTATATTGTTTGGCCCCTTTGGACGATTTTATTAATGAACTTGAGGCTCCTGTCGATTCAAACCATGAAGAATTGGACATTCCGGAGCAATTGCTTTCGCCACGTCAAAAGCTGATAGTGAAGCTTTTCTTTGAGGACGGGCTAGATATTTCTGAAATTTCCGAGTTTATCGGAATCAAGGAGCAGTCGGTCAGAAGTGCCAAACATAAGGCCCTGATCAAACTTCGCTCCTACCACGGAGTCAGTGGGGAGACTTATGCGCTGACCCGTTAG